The Ensifer adhaerens genome contains a region encoding:
- a CDS encoding glycosyltransferase family 2 protein produces MSSIAVVICAYSNERRPQLGDAIDSVLKQTLRADRLIVVIDHNDDLLREMRRSYAGIEVVANDGARGLSGARNTGVRTAASCDIIAFLDDDAVAEANWLERLALHYAVPQVIGVGGKVLPLWPGKRPRWFPEEFQWVVGCSYKGLPNALSPVRNPIGCNMSFRRTVFDAVGGFREGLGRSGQDAAGCEETEFCIRARRHFPTAVILCDPQAVVHHNVTAERTRWAYFRRRCQAEGRSKNAVVEIAGAEEKLGAERAYVTRTLPAGVVRGLTDMVTRLDPSGPMRAFTIVAGFMFTTAAYLAAKFSRHVSPFRPVKIVDVDYTKPLPAIDLTRPGDVSYGGIFCLVRSGAQPLAIVELQHSGPVIEPADLLLEIGAARSLPSVAACRTAALERVAVVIATRDRAESLDRCLASLFDQTRAPDEVLVVDNAPASTATVDLISTRYRGRVHYVLEPTPGLGRAHNTGLRYVSSDIVLFTDDDVVLDQHWVEAMAAPMEEDKAVGCVTGLILPAELETRAQVWTERHGGFGKGLQRRVFDLEANRPRSMLFPFTAGQFGSGANMAFRASALRRVGGFDAALGAGTVARGGDDLAAFFAIVNGGFRLVYQPQGIIWHHHRRGEEGMRRQAYCYGMGLGAYLTKIVVDEPRRALRLAAAFPAGILHMAGPTSQKTARLPSDYPLRLVWMERLGILAGVPGYLRSLAKRRRDDRPQTGIDARRPAEREV; encoded by the coding sequence ATGTCTTCGATTGCGGTTGTGATTTGCGCTTATTCCAATGAGCGCCGCCCGCAACTGGGCGACGCTATCGACTCGGTATTGAAACAGACCCTGCGAGCCGACCGGCTCATCGTCGTCATCGACCACAACGACGACTTGCTGCGGGAGATGCGTAGGTCGTACGCCGGTATCGAGGTTGTCGCCAATGATGGGGCGCGAGGCCTATCGGGCGCTCGAAACACCGGCGTGCGTACCGCCGCGTCCTGCGACATCATTGCGTTTCTCGACGATGACGCTGTCGCCGAGGCCAACTGGCTGGAACGGCTTGCGCTACACTATGCCGTCCCGCAGGTTATCGGCGTCGGCGGCAAGGTGCTGCCGCTTTGGCCAGGCAAGCGACCGCGCTGGTTCCCCGAAGAGTTCCAGTGGGTGGTTGGCTGCAGTTACAAGGGTCTCCCGAACGCGCTGAGCCCGGTTCGCAATCCGATCGGTTGCAATATGTCGTTTCGGCGGACGGTCTTCGATGCCGTTGGCGGCTTTCGCGAGGGTCTCGGTCGCAGTGGCCAGGATGCCGCCGGGTGCGAGGAAACAGAGTTTTGCATTCGCGCGCGCCGGCACTTCCCCACAGCAGTCATTCTTTGCGATCCGCAAGCGGTGGTTCATCACAACGTTACCGCGGAAAGAACGCGGTGGGCCTACTTCCGCAGACGATGCCAGGCTGAAGGACGTTCGAAGAATGCGGTGGTCGAGATCGCAGGAGCGGAGGAGAAGCTTGGCGCCGAGCGTGCCTATGTCACCCGCACCTTGCCGGCCGGCGTGGTTCGCGGCCTGACGGATATGGTGACGCGGCTTGATCCTTCGGGGCCGATGCGGGCGTTCACGATCGTCGCGGGGTTCATGTTTACGACGGCAGCTTATCTCGCCGCAAAATTCTCCAGACACGTAAGCCCCTTCCGCCCCGTCAAGATTGTCGACGTCGATTATACTAAGCCGCTTCCGGCGATCGATCTCACGCGGCCGGGTGACGTGTCCTATGGCGGCATCTTCTGTCTGGTCCGCTCTGGGGCCCAGCCGCTCGCAATTGTCGAATTGCAGCATTCTGGCCCCGTGATCGAACCCGCAGATCTGCTCTTGGAGATCGGCGCCGCGCGCTCCTTGCCGTCGGTTGCGGCCTGCCGCACGGCCGCGCTTGAAAGGGTGGCAGTGGTGATTGCGACGCGCGATCGCGCGGAGAGCCTGGATCGCTGCCTCGCGTCGCTCTTTGACCAGACCCGTGCGCCCGACGAAGTGCTTGTGGTAGACAACGCACCGGCCTCGACGGCAACGGTGGATCTGATTTCGACGCGTTACCGTGGACGGGTGCACTATGTGCTTGAGCCGACCCCGGGGCTCGGACGCGCGCACAATACCGGCCTGCGCTACGTGTCGAGCGACATCGTTCTCTTTACCGATGACGACGTGGTGCTCGACCAGCATTGGGTCGAGGCGATGGCAGCACCGATGGAAGAGGATAAGGCAGTCGGTTGCGTGACGGGTCTGATCCTGCCGGCTGAACTCGAAACTCGGGCGCAAGTCTGGACGGAACGGCACGGAGGCTTCGGGAAAGGTCTGCAACGCCGCGTTTTCGATCTGGAAGCGAACCGGCCCAGAAGCATGCTCTTTCCCTTCACCGCCGGCCAGTTCGGCTCGGGTGCGAACATGGCTTTCCGGGCGAGTGCGTTGCGTCGGGTCGGCGGTTTCGACGCGGCGCTTGGCGCTGGAACGGTGGCGCGCGGCGGCGATGACCTTGCCGCGTTCTTCGCCATCGTCAACGGCGGCTTCCGACTTGTCTACCAGCCTCAGGGCATCATCTGGCACCACCACCGCCGTGGCGAAGAAGGCATGCGTCGGCAGGCCTATTGTTATGGCATGGGGCTCGGCGCCTATCTGACGAAGATCGTTGTCGACGAACCGCGCCGGGCTCTTCGGCTTGCCGCCGCATTTCCAGCCGGCATCCTCCACATGGCCGGGCCGACGTCGCAGAAGACTGCGCGGCTACCCAGCGACTATCCGCTGCGGCTCGTCTGGATGGAGCGCCTCGGCATCCTTGCGGGTGTACCGGGCTATTTGCGCAGCCTCGCGAAACGGCGGCGCGACGACCGGCCGCAAACCGGCATTGACGCGAGGCGACCAGCCGAAAGAGAGGTTTGA
- a CDS encoding polysaccharide deacetylase family protein, which yields MTRGDQPKERFDMQTIPILVYHSVGRDCASAYRRWLVTEPELDAHLQALTQRGYRSMTVCDLALLRCSGQPIPPRTCVITFDDGLRDFAEGAMPVLADRRFAATLYVATGFVGATAGWLADLGEGNRPMLDWSALRDLHDAGVEIGAHSVSHPELDTLPFARATSELRDSKRALEDGLGAAVTTFAYPHGYASRETRRIAKEAGYLAACRVRHALSDETENLFALSRIVVTSEVTPDSLLDMIETPQLPVAPPVDRLIATGWRAARRMRALHRSVFPRRDVAGSESGA from the coding sequence TTGACGCGAGGCGACCAGCCGAAAGAGAGGTTTGACATGCAAACTATCCCGATCCTGGTCTATCACAGTGTCGGTCGCGATTGCGCTTCGGCCTACCGACGCTGGCTGGTGACGGAGCCGGAGTTGGATGCACATCTCCAGGCCCTGACGCAGCGCGGTTACCGCTCGATGACGGTTTGCGACCTCGCGCTGTTGCGTTGCAGCGGACAGCCGATCCCTCCGCGGACCTGCGTTATTACCTTCGACGATGGCCTTCGCGACTTTGCAGAAGGCGCAATGCCTGTTCTGGCCGACCGCAGGTTCGCCGCCACACTCTACGTGGCCACCGGTTTCGTCGGTGCGACCGCAGGATGGCTTGCCGATCTCGGTGAGGGCAACCGCCCGATGCTCGACTGGAGCGCGTTGCGTGACCTGCACGATGCAGGTGTCGAGATTGGCGCGCATTCCGTGAGCCATCCCGAACTCGATACGCTGCCCTTCGCAAGGGCCACGAGCGAGCTTCGTGATAGCAAAAGGGCTCTGGAAGACGGTTTGGGCGCAGCGGTTACCACGTTTGCATACCCTCATGGCTACGCATCGCGAGAGACGCGCAGGATTGCTAAAGAGGCTGGATACCTTGCGGCCTGCCGTGTTCGTCATGCGCTCAGCGATGAGACGGAAAATCTCTTCGCGCTGTCTCGCATTGTTGTCACCAGTGAAGTGACGCCGGACTCGCTCTTGGATATGATCGAGACGCCGCAGCTTCCCGTTGCGCCGCCAGTCGATCGGCTGATTGCCACCGGTTGGCGTGCTGCAAGGCGCATGCGCGCCCTGCATCGGTCGGTGTTTCCAAGACGCGACGTGGCCGGGTCAGAAAGTGGGGCATGA
- a CDS encoding glycosyltransferase family 2 protein yields MFSFFLVGGFLSKMGEHFPNSLRAALRPSGMDRAIIVPRVSVIVPTVNEAKNLPHVLPRIPAWIDEVILVDGNSSDGTVAIARELMPDIVVIEQPRLGKGVALAAGFAAARGDILITLDADGSADPEEMAGFVGALLAGADFVKGSRFLQGGDTRDMEWYRRLGNWGLLQLVRLRFGGRYSDLCYGYNAFWRDVLPHLRVESATGFEIETQMNIRALQAGLAIAELPSREYARIHGVSNLRTIPDGWRVLKTIARLGLSQRSRAGAVVRNRTQRAG; encoded by the coding sequence TTGTTTTCATTTTTTTTAGTTGGAGGATTTTTAAGCAAAATGGGCGAGCATTTTCCCAATTCGTTAAGAGCGGCCCTGCGTCCGTCCGGCATGGACAGGGCCATCATCGTCCCCAGGGTCAGCGTCATTGTTCCAACGGTAAATGAGGCGAAAAACCTACCGCACGTCCTTCCACGCATTCCCGCCTGGATAGACGAGGTCATCCTTGTCGATGGCAACTCTTCTGATGGAACTGTTGCCATTGCACGTGAACTCATGCCCGACATCGTCGTGATTGAACAGCCGCGCCTCGGAAAAGGGGTCGCACTTGCCGCTGGTTTCGCGGCGGCCCGCGGCGACATCCTCATTACTCTTGATGCCGATGGTTCAGCGGACCCGGAGGAGATGGCTGGTTTTGTGGGAGCGTTGCTTGCGGGGGCCGATTTCGTCAAGGGGTCGCGTTTCCTGCAGGGCGGCGACACGCGTGACATGGAGTGGTACCGGCGCCTCGGGAACTGGGGTTTGCTGCAACTGGTGCGCCTGCGCTTCGGCGGCCGCTATAGCGATCTTTGCTACGGCTACAATGCCTTCTGGCGTGACGTTCTACCCCATTTGCGGGTCGAATCCGCGACCGGTTTCGAGATCGAAACGCAGATGAACATCCGCGCACTGCAGGCAGGCCTCGCTATTGCGGAACTTCCAAGCCGAGAATATGCGCGGATCCATGGTGTCAGCAACCTGCGCACGATTCCCGATGGCTGGCGGGTGCTGAAAACAATTGCCCGGCTAGGCCTCAGCCAACGCAGTCGCGCTGGTGCCGTCGTTAGAAACCGTACTCAGCGGGCAGGTTGA
- a CDS encoding GNAT family N-acetyltransferase, translating into MTQPIGPNAFGHLIESSGPAPEAMWLNLYQRDQTAVASQSPQWAQAIAATGNYRCNPLYFQFADGSHSVLPLFARGVASLRYGWSPPPAWGFGGLLSDEEITADKLRSVLGQLETLPFVGLKIRPNPLSARLWAEAARPGWVAIPRSAHVIDLSGGLEAVRSRFRSNAGTNIRRAQKYGVEVETGNSARLIDEFYDLLELSLLRWARRQHEPAALARFRGLRRDPRSKFAAMATHLGEGFRLYVARIKGRPVAGILVLLHHQAHYTRGAIDEGLAGESRATYLLQATAIEEACALGSTYYHMGETGNSASLAQFKSRFGAVAVPYAEYRYERLPLAGIGSFARSTVKRVVGFRDAS; encoded by the coding sequence TTGACGCAACCGATCGGCCCAAACGCCTTTGGCCACCTCATTGAATCCAGTGGGCCGGCTCCCGAAGCCATGTGGCTCAATCTCTACCAACGCGACCAGACGGCGGTCGCCAGCCAATCACCACAGTGGGCACAGGCAATCGCGGCCACCGGCAACTACCGGTGTAATCCGCTGTACTTCCAATTTGCCGACGGCAGTCATTCCGTGCTCCCACTGTTTGCCAGGGGCGTCGCCTCGCTGCGTTACGGTTGGTCGCCGCCGCCGGCCTGGGGGTTCGGCGGCCTGCTTTCCGACGAAGAGATCACGGCGGACAAGCTGCGTTCCGTGCTCGGTCAGCTTGAGACGCTGCCGTTTGTCGGGCTCAAAATCCGGCCGAACCCTCTCTCAGCGCGCCTTTGGGCAGAGGCTGCGCGACCGGGTTGGGTGGCCATTCCGCGTTCGGCACATGTCATCGACCTGTCAGGCGGCCTTGAGGCCGTACGAAGTCGCTTCCGTTCCAATGCAGGAACCAACATCCGACGCGCACAAAAATATGGCGTGGAGGTGGAAACGGGTAACAGTGCTCGGTTGATCGACGAGTTTTACGACCTGCTCGAACTTTCCTTGCTGCGTTGGGCGCGCAGGCAGCATGAACCGGCAGCACTTGCGCGCTTCCGCGGTCTGCGCCGCGACCCTCGTTCGAAGTTCGCGGCAATGGCCACCCACCTCGGCGAGGGCTTTCGCCTCTATGTCGCGCGCATCAAGGGCCGGCCCGTTGCCGGAATTTTGGTTCTCCTGCATCATCAGGCCCATTATACGCGCGGCGCGATCGACGAGGGGCTCGCCGGCGAAAGCCGCGCCACGTACCTGCTTCAGGCTACCGCTATTGAAGAGGCTTGCGCGCTTGGCAGCACGTATTATCACATGGGTGAGACGGGGAATTCTGCCTCTCTCGCGCAATTCAAATCTCGCTTCGGTGCGGTTGCCGTTCCCTATGCGGAATATCGATACGAGCGTCTTCCGCTCGCAGGAATCGGTAGCTTCGCTCGAAGTACCGTTAAACGCGTGGTGGGGTTTCGTGATGCATCTTAG